In a single window of the Coffea eugenioides isolate CCC68of unplaced genomic scaffold, Ceug_1.0 ScVebR1_791;HRSCAF=1529, whole genome shotgun sequence genome:
- the LOC113758937 gene encoding putative disease resistance protein At4g19050, with translation MVKCCGLQLISVYLIVIPNIPVHLLEPVFILMIPELLQGSEMNQIREENFEEKILDLFQKENISTIVLAGKAGIGKTWMARKVTSLALKEDVFDFSLFVSMSIKQIERALYYSIACQLSICSTVGELGIDDDEEAVDSVFEEMDLAALKNKILSRLSPYRLLLILDNEGKKLSIEDNVITGLLHFLSGNSLKVLITSLNEDGRHKTDGGKIVMDLKPLSPEKSLSLLQQNAGSKVFEITGARSLVEDFLNRNMELTPAEVVIIAKLLSYHQHDSGVQGLKCLLEDLSGFKNNLAILLTSSRYNKVPGGILGDFNWMDIHFFRDEGAIHYSELIAYWVMEGYLGTINCINEAYAKGHQILLELMDLQVLKELDANYLCVEKQMLDLKDKHHSGFGRTDSLGLTNVFAKSYEWHGIRGVVHKDGAIKTPGIRRKAGKHFILLLDGNSLSREDLEIFLESDEELKILGLFSARVKYLPKSLSDMKMLSVLVLRGCDFLEKIHCIKELRMLTALEISDARSLTGLPDDIFTHLTKLECLNLAGLSIEVLPISVYHLTELQKLILKGCSSIKRLRSLRRWRKLVVLDLSGAVSFKNFPEASFRSLPKLQFLDLSNTKIISLPFLRENAELMHLSAIGCQKMSRLPSIKSLSKLQVLDLSGAGIEEFQDRSFKKNARLKILDLSGTTVSCLPSNISACEIYLKGCSQVEKINCVELPENLEVLDLSGASSLVEIDANFFEQTKNLRLLNLSRTKVKDLPPLSGIHSLQELLLSCCLDLVKLPALNSLSKLEVLDLSGCKALTMLEDETFEGLSRLERLILSETNIERLPELRSLSILKELNLCGLSSLRIADFLEHVSELQILDLSDTLLEKLPPMSCDKTLLAFL, from the coding sequence ATGGTAAAATGTTGTGGACTACAATTGATTTCAgtttatttgattgtaattcCAAACATTCCTGTTCATTTGCTTGAACCTGTATTCATTCTGATGATACCAGAGCTTTTGCAGGGATCAGAAATGAACCAGATTAGGGAGgagaattttgaagaaaagataCTTGATCTATTTCAAAAGGAAAATATTTCAACCATCGTCCTTGCTGGGAAAGCAGGTATTGGCAAGACATGGATGGCAAGGAAAGTAACTTCCCTGGCACTCAAGGAGGATGTCTTTGACTTTAGCCTCTTTGTTTCTATGAGCATAAAGCAGATAGAAAGGGCACTCTATTACAGCATAGCTTGTCAATTGTCTATATGTTCAACTGTTGGGGAGTTGGGaattgatgatgatgaggaggCAGTTGATAGCGTTTTCGAGGAGATGGATTTGGCAGCCTTGAAAaataagattctttcaagacTTTCACCGTATAGGCTTCTCCTAATTCTCGATAATGAGGGTAAAAAGTTGTCCATCGAAGATAACGTGATCACAGGCCTGCTCCACTTTCTCTCAGGGAACTCTTTAAAGGTGTTAATAACTTCTCTTAATGAGGATGGCAGACACAAAACTGACGGTGGTAAGATAGTGATGGATTTGAAGCCCCTCAGTCCAGAAAAGTCATTGTCTTTGTTGCAGCAAAATGCCGGCAGCAAAGTATTTGAGATCACTGGTGCAAGAAGCCTAGTGGAAGATTTTCTCAATCGGAACATGGAATTAACTCCAGCTGAAGTTGTTATTATAGCAAAACTACTAAGTTACCATCAGCATGATTCTGGAGTGCAAGGTCTAAAATGTCTTCTGGAGGATCTGTCAGGTTTTAAAAACAACCTTGCAATACTGTTAACCAGCAGCAGATATAACAAGGTTCCAGGTGGTATTTTGGGTGACTTTAATTGGATGGACATCCATTTCTTTCGTGATGAAGGGGCCATACATTATAGTGAGTTGATAGCTTATTGGGTAATGGAAGGGTATCTTGGAACTATTAACTGTATTAATGAGGCTTATGCTAAGGGACATCAGATTCTCTTGGAGCTTATGGATCTTCAAGTTCTCAAAGAACTTGACGCTAATTACCTTTGTGTCGAAAAACAGATGCTGGATTTGAAAGATAAACATCATTCTGGATTTGGTAGAACAGATAGTCTTGGGTTGACTAACGTGTTTGCTAAATCTTATGAGTGGCACGGCATTAGAGGAGTTGTCCATAAAGATGGTGCAATAAAAACACCTGGCATACGGAGGAAAGCTGGGAAACACTTTATCCTTTTGCTAGATGGAAACAGTCTCAGCAGGGAAGACCTAGAGATCTTCTTAGAGTCTGATGAGGAGCTGAAAATTCTAGGTCTTTTCTCTGCCAGAGTAAAATATTTGCCCAAATCTCTGTCTGACATGAAAATGCTCAGTGTACTTGTGCTGAGGGGCTGTGATTTTCTGGAGAAAATTCACTGCATTAAAGAACTTAGAATGTTAACAGCTCTTGAAATATCTGATGCTAGGTCGTTAACGGGACTTCCAGATGACATTTTTACTCATCTGACCAAGCTGGAATGCCTCAATCTTGCTGGTCTTTCAATAGAAGTCTTACCTATATCGGTCTATCACCTCACTGAACTCCAAAAGCTCATCCTAAAAGGATGCTCTAGCATTAAAAGGTTAAGGAGTTTGAGAAGATGGAGAAAGCTAGTGGTTCTTGACCTTTCCGGTGCTGTCTCCtttaaaaattttccagaagCTAGCTTCAGATCATTGCCGAAGCTTCAATTTCTGGATCTCTCAAATACCAAAATTATCTCCCTGCCATTTCTTCGTGAAAATGCAGAGCTGATGCATCTCTCAGCAATTGGCTGTCAAAAAATGTCAAGACTGCCAAGTATCAAGTCTCTAAGCAAGCTCCAAGTTCTTGATCTTTCTGGAGCAGGCATAGAAGAGTTCCAAGACCGCTCATTCAAAAAGAATGCTAGGCTTAAGATCTTGGATCTATCTGGAACTACTGTATCCTGTCTACCTTCCAACATTAGTGCTTGCGAAATTTATTTGAAAGGTTGTTCTCAAGTAGAGAAAATTAACTGTGTAGAATTACCTGAAAACCTTGAGGTACTTGATCTTTCAGGTGCTAGCAGTCTAGTCGAAATTGATGCCAATTTTTTTGAACAAACCAAAAACCTAAGACTGCTCAACCTTTCAAGAACAAAAGTCAAAGATCTGCCCCCACTTTCTGGTATCCATAGCCTCCAAGAACTATTACTTTCATGTTGTTTAGACTTGGTGAAGTTGCCAGCCTTAAATTCTTTAAGCAAACTGGAGGTGCTTGATCTATCTGGATGCAAGGCTTTGACAATGTTGGAAGATGAAACTTTTGAAGGGTTGTCCCGCCTTGAGCGACTTATCCTCTCAGAAACCAATATTGAAAGACTTCCAGAATTAAGATCTCTCTCTATCCTCAAGGAGCTCAACTTGTGTGGGCTTAGTTCATTGAGGATAGCTGATTTTCTGGAGCATGTGAGTGAACTTCAAATTCTGGACTTATCTGACACCCTACTTGAGAAGCTACCACCCATGTCATGTGACAAAACCTTACTCGCCTTTCTTTAA
- the LOC113758944 gene encoding glutamyl-tRNA(Gln) amidotransferase subunit A, chloroplastic/mitochondrial-like codes for MLSSIQNPRLLRLSTLHQIPLRCLQTSTTPVPTPSSPQPTSQILRIRKSLLSRETTAVEIAKTFLSRLRRTEPQLKSFLYVSPEDAVLKQAEEIDRRIQNNEELGPLAGVLAGVKDNICTSDMPSTAGSKILENYTPPYDATAVKKLRENGAIIVGKTNLDEFGMGSTTEASGYQVTANPWDLSRVPGGSSGGSAAAVSAQQCAVSLGTDTGGSVRQPASFCGVVGLKPTYGRVSRYGLVAYASSLDVIGCLGSSVADTGIVLQAVSGHDKFDATSSKQGIPNFASQFIPKDYLDSKPLKGLRVGVIRETLVDGVDPDVISSLQRSVSHLEDLGCTISEVSFPSFSLGLPAYYILASSESSSNLARYDGVRFGNQVFADELSTLYGDSRAEGFGSEVKLRILMGTYALSAGYYDAYYKRAQQVRTLVQKSFRAALEENDVLISPAAPSVAYKIGEKKNDPLAMYAGDIMTVNVNLAGLPALVLPCGFVEEGSSVLPVGLQMIGAAFDEESLLKIGHIFEQTLQGYSFVPPLVGDDF; via the exons ATGCTGTCTTCAATCCAAAATCCGAGGCTTCTCCGCCTCTCAACCCTCCATCAAATCCCCCTCAGGTGCCTCCAAACCTCCACCACCCCTGTCCCCACACCCTCCTCCCCCCAACCCACTTCCCAAATTCTCAGAATCCGTAAATCCCTTCTCTCCCGGGAGACCACAGCGGTGGAAATAGCCAAGACTTTCCTCAGCCGCCTCCGCCGCACCGAACCCCAACTCAAGAGCTTCCTGTACGTATCCCCGGAAGATGCCGTTTTGAAACAGGCCGAAGAAATTGACAGGAGAATTCAGAACAATGAGGAATTGGGCCCTCTTGCTGGAGTTCTTGCTGGGGTAAAAGATAATATTTGCACTTCAGATATGCCTTCCACTGCCGGGTCCAAGATTTTGGAGAATTATACTCCGCCATATGATGCTACGGCGGTTAAAAAGTTGAGGGAAAATGGCGCTATCATTGTTGGCAAGACTAATTTGGATGAGTTTGGTATGGGCAGTACTACTGAAGCCTCTGGTTATCAG GTGACAGCTAATCCTTGGGATTTATCTCGGGTACCAGGAGGATCATCTGGGGGCTCTGCAGCAGCTGTTTCTGCTCAACAGTGTGCTGTGTCATTGGGAACTGATACTGGTGGAAGTGTTAGGCAACCAGCATCATTTTGTGGTGTTGTTGGACTCAAACCAACATATGGTCGTGTCTCAAGATATGGCCTTGTTGCTTATGCATCATCTCTAGATGTCATTGGATGCTTGGGTTCATCAGTTGCTGATACAGGGATAGTCCTTCAGGCAGTTTCAGGTCATGATAAATTTGATGCCACTAGTAGTAAACAA GGAATTCCTAACTTTGCATCCCAGTTTATTCCCAAGGATTATTTGGATTCTAAACCTTTGAAAGGACTTAGAGTAGGTGTCATCCGTGAAACCCTTGTGGATGGAGTTGATCCAGATGTAATTTCGTCACTCCAACGTTCTGTTTCTCACTTGGAGGATTTGGGATGTACCATATCTGAG GTCTCATTCCCATCTTTCTCCCTTGGTTTGCCAGCATACTACATTCTTGCTTCATCCGAATCATCCTCAAACTTAGCCCGCTATGATGGAGTTAG GTTTGGAAATCAGGTCTTTGCTGATGAGCTAAGTACCTTGTATGGGGATTCTCGTGCTGAAGGATTTGGTTCTGAG GTTAAACTTAGAATTCTAATGGGGACATATGCACTTTCAGCTGGATATTATGATGCATATTACAAGCGTGCCCAGCAG GTTAGGACTTTAGTTCAGAAGAGCTTCAGAGCAGCTTTGGAAGAAAATGACGTTCTGATCTCACCTGCAGCACCATCTGTTGCTTATAAGATTG GTGAGAAGAAAAATGACCCGTTGGCCATGTATGCAGGTGACATCATGACT GTCAATGTCAACTTGGCTGGTTTACCTGCATTGGTTTTACCCTGTGGATTTGTTGAAGAAGGATCATCTGTTCTTCCTGTTGGTTTGCAAATGATTGGAGCAGCATTTGATGAG GAAAGTTTACTTAAAATAGGCCACATTTTTGAGCAGACGCTTCAAGGTTACAGTTTTGTCCCTCCACTAGTGGGCGATGACTTTTGA
- the LOC113758939 gene encoding uncharacterized protein LOC113758939, whose amino-acid sequence MNSITHFSPPHELKREEMVIRSYEKCKLCQQEVLPGVVYRCERPKYLVHGSCAELPWHLRHPFHPDHTLTQFDIAPDSKSCSVCGDHFGGCAYRCSECEFVLNLSCAALTPSRIRGPELKINHQHPVTAFDKPKDHKYSCFICGEPFGYYQAIYFCSEYKRSAIFAVNGQVRVFLFQCSSCDYCEDLDCAKLVPTIMDSDRPDHGYIEVQPTSHDHRLIQCNSIKNFKRNCSGCGLPFDDSIDVCLHCRALLHESCANMPEKVIHSFHPQPQHCLTLFDRSSSLLYASVFCSACGVPKNLIYMCQKCNFSLDIKCATAKHPLIRSKIHQDDLAYFNNTSDN is encoded by the exons ATGAACAGCATTACTCATTTTAGCCCTCCACATGAGCTTAAGCGAGAGGAAATGGTTATACGGAGTTACGAGAAATGTAAACTGTGTCAGCAAGAGGTTCTTCCAGGAGTGGTATATAGGTGTGAGAGACCTAAATACTTGGTTCATGGAAGCTGTGCTGAACTTCCATGGCATCTGAGGCATCCCTTTCATCCTGATCACACTCTTACTCAATTTGACATCGCACCTGACTCCAAAAGTTGCAGTGTTTGTGGTGACCATTTTGGGGGCTGCGCTTACCGGTGCTCTGAATGTGAATTCGTATTGAATCTTTCTTGTGCTGCCTTGACACCTTCCAGGATTAGGGGTCCAGAACTTAAGATTAATCATCAGCATCCCGTTACTGCTTTTGACAAACCAAAAGACCACAAGTATTCCTGCTTTATTTGTGGCGAACCTTTTGGATATTATCAAGCTATCTACTTTTGTTCGGAATACAAAC GCTCTGCAATCTTTGCGGTCAATGGCCAAGTCCGCGTTTTTTTATTCCAATGTTCCTCGTGCGACTACTGTGAAGACCTTGATTGTGCCAAGTTGGTGCCAACAATCATGGACTCCGACAGACCTGATCATGGATACATTGAAGTTCAACCTACAAGCCACGACCATCGTTTGATTCAATGTAACAGTATAAAGAATTTCAAACGTAACTGCTCTGGTTGTGGACTACCATTCGATGATTCCATTGACGTTTGCCTTCATTGCCGTGCATTGCTACATGAATCGTGTGCTAACATGCCCGAGAAGGTCATACACTCTTTTCACCCTCAACCTCAACATTGCCTTACCCTTTTTGATCGTAGTTCGAGTCTCCTTTATGCTTCCGTTTTCTGTAGTGCATGTGGTGTCCCTAAAAACCTCATTTACATGTGTCAGAAGTGTAATTTTAGCTTGGACATTAAATGTGCTACTGCAAAGCACCCCTTAATTAGGTCTAAAATTCATCAGGATGATCTTGCTTACTTCAACAACACATCAGACAACTGA
- the LOC113758940 gene encoding uncharacterized protein LOC113758940 — translation MENPVHHFRHPHPLSLRKFNQPGRKCHMCQRQLDLDATVYGCERCSFFLHRACAKFQQQIIHPFHPHHTLAYLDESPYDNETYCSVCSEKIKHAIYHCEETNCQFDLDLGCAALTPSKKYADRVAELQGNHQHALILRDKPNEFYDFYYFCSRCYELIVDDKLIFACLECKCLLDESCAAQGREIKHPFHPDHPLKLQPVNSVSPAKCSVCASTGFLFVFQCSLCDFVLDLDCSKLKPATNKIDSDEEIIKIQFVSHPHPFTSLDSV, via the coding sequence ATGGAAAATCCTGTTCATCATTTCCGGCATCCACATCCACTAAGCCTCAGAAAGTTCAACCAGCCAGGAAGAAAATGTCATATGTGCCAGCGCCAACTTGATTTAGATGCTACTGTCTACGGCTGTGAGAGATGTAGTTTCTTTTTGCACAGAGCTTGCGCAAAATTTCAACAACAAATTATACACCCCTTTCATCCTCATCATACTCTTGCTTATCTCGACGAATCGCCTTATGACAATGAAACCTACTGCAGTGTTTGCAGCGAAAAGATTAAGCATGCTATCTACCACTGCGAAGAGACCAATTGTCAGTTTGATCTGGACCTTGGATGTGCTGCCTTGACGCCTAGTAAGAAGTATGCAGATCGTGTAGCAGAGCTTCAAGGAAATCATCAGCATGCCTTAATTTTACGTGACAAGCCAAatgaattttatgatttttactACTTTTGCAGCCGCTGCTATGAGCTTATTGTCGATGATAAACTTATATTTGCGTGCCTGGAGTGTAAGTGTCTGTTAGATGAATCTTGCGCTGCTCAGGGACGTGAAATCAAGCACCCTTTTCATCCTGATCACCCTCTCAAACTTCAGCCCGTGAACTCTGTATCTCCAGCCAAATGCAGCGTCTGTGCTTCTACAggtttcttatttgtttttcaGTGTTCTTTGTGTGACTTCGTTTTGGACCTTGACTGTTCTAAATTGAAGCCAGCAACCAACAAAATTGATTCAGATGAAGAAATTATTAAAATTCAGTTTGTAAGCCATCCACATCCCTTCACATCCCTTGATTCAGTGTGA
- the LOC113758942 gene encoding uncharacterized protein LOC113758942 — MSAREEKNMDTIVHFTHRHPLSISTIQCRARHNDRCGMCSEILDPIARVYACQGCSFFLHEHSAELQLDISHPFHPHRLHHHIDPIAIGRGCDACSSRGSYPFKSWYRCEEADCSFSLHLKCALLKPSHDHHRVEALQNSHGHSLLVCDRPNVLHYSCTRCDTEFGDDDKIYVCLECKCMLDEPCAAHGQEIRHPFHSQHTLSLVLYYLRPPRCCSLCGGGGRNGYFFTCSSCDFCLDVDCANLGETTTICKADQGHIQIQPVTHPHPLIQVEVMISMKNFRTCCFACGLRFEDLVYACLSCGILLHKSCTDLPNEITSHLHPNHLLKLVKNSFWFHKRFSCRVCLQSTGHFFYDCEERDFGLDVKCTRSAFPLVMSKYHEHALAYIDIQTHNFECVLCIGICRQFYFRCLRLDCNFSIHDHCYPSLPPTIKDDCHIHPLTFANYPIRGVPDDPEEEAELYCYACEEGRAFNRITYFCSSCHFVAHVHCVITAIISYLHKEPNHLATTSIGEQLGSTGDSADEEAVLHQQDEEIMRLEKDVQALMAKIGELTKRRYEHISKRTTSKRKFLLEK; from the exons atgAGTGCAAGAGAAGAGAAAAATATGGACACTATTGTTCATTTCACGCATCGACATCCACTTAGCATCTCAACAATCCAATGTCGAGCAAGACATAATGATCGATGTGGCATGTGCTCGGAAATCCTTGATCCAATTGCCAGAGTTTATGCTTGTCAAGGTTGTTCATTCTTCTTACACGAACATTCTGCTGAATTGCAGCTGGATATTTCACACCCCTTTCATCCCCATCGCCTTCATCATCACATTGATCCTATTGCTATTGGGAGAGGGTGCGACGCTTGCAGCTCTCGTGGATCTTATCCGTTCAAAAGCTGGTACCGATGTGAAGAGGCTGACTGCTCCTTTAGTTTGCATTTGAAGTGTGCTCTGTTAAAACCTTCTCATGATCATCATCGAGTAGAGGCGCTACAGAATTCTCACGGGCATTCTCTACTTGTTTGCGACAGGCCAAATGTTTTGCATTACTCTTGCACTCGCTGTGACactgaatttggagatgatgaCAAGATTTACGTTTGTCTTGAATGCAAATGCATGTTAGATGAGCCGTGTGCTGCTCATGGGCAGGAAATCAGGCATCCCTTTCACTCTCAACATACTCTCTCTCTCGTTCTCTATTATTTGCGTCCACCTCGTTGCTGCAGCCTCTGTGGTGGCGGTGGAAGGAATGGTTATTTCTTCACTTGTTCTTCATGTGATTTTTGCCTCGATGTTGATTGTGCCAACTTGGGCGAGACTACCACAATCTGCAAAGCCGACCAAGGGCATATTCAAATCCAACCTGTAACCCACCCCCATCCCTTGATTCAAGTGGAAGTAATGATTAGCATGAAGAATTTCAGGACCTGCTGCTTTGCTTGCGGCCTCCGCTTTGAGGATCTTGTTTACGCTTGCCTTTCATGCGGAATCCTACTCCATAAATCCTGTACTGATTTGCCTAACGAAATCACTAGCCATTTGCACCCGAACCACTTGCTCAAACTTGTCAAAAACTCTTTCTGGTTCCACAAGAGATTTTCTTGTCGAGTGTGCTTACAATCTACCGGCCACTTTTTCTACGACTGCGAAGAACGTGACTTTGGGTTGGATGTCAAGTGTACAAGATCTGCATTCCCACTTGTAATGTCCAAATACCACGAACACGCTCTTGCTTACATTGACATTCAAACGCATAATTTTGAGTGTGTTTTGTGTATTGGTATTTGCAGACAATTTTACTTCAGGTGTTTACGCTTGGATTGCAACTTCAGCATCCACGATCACTGCTATCCATCGCTGCCACCGACCATCAAAGATGATTGCCACATACATCCCCTGACATTTGCCAATTATCCAATCAGGGGGGTTCCAGATGATCCGGAGGAAGAAGCAGAATTGTATTGCTATGCCTGTGAAGAAGGACGAGCATTCAACCGTATCACATATTTCTGTTCATCATGCCACTTTGTTGCTCATGTTCATTGCGTGATAACAGCG ATCATATCTTACCTGCACAAGGAGCCTAATCACTTGGCCACTACTAGCATTGGAGAACAATTGGGGTCTACCGGTGATTCAGCTGATGAGGAAGCAGTTCTGCACCAACAAGACGAGGAAATTATGAGACTCGAAAAGGATGTGCAAGCACTAATGGCAAAAATAGGAGAACTTACAAAAAGACGTTATGAGCATATTTCAAAGCGAACTACGTCCAAAAGAAAGTTCCTGTTGGAAAAATGA